From Quercus lobata isolate SW786 chromosome 1, ValleyOak3.0 Primary Assembly, whole genome shotgun sequence, one genomic window encodes:
- the LOC115975906 gene encoding uncharacterized protein LOC115975906 isoform X2, with translation MKGFLFFEMLVVLLISLLCGCAMSKECTNVPTQLSSHSLRHELLSSNNETWKEEMFSHYHLIPTDDSAWSNLLPRKVLREEDEYSWAMMYRKMKNQGGFKFSGDFLKEVSLHDVRLDSNSMHGRAQQTNLEYLLLLDEDSLVWSFRKTAGLPTPGNAYGGWEKPDCELRGHFVGHYLSASALMWASTHNDALKQKMSAVVSALSECQEKMGTGYLSAFPSEQFDRFEAIKPVWAPYYTIHKILAGLLDQHTFAGNSQALKMVTWMVDYFYNRVQNVISKHSLERHYLSLNEETGGMNDVLYKLYAITGDPKHLVLAHLFDKPCFLGILAVEADDISGFHANTHIPIVIGSQKRYEITGDPLYKAIGTFFMEIVNSSHSYATGGTSVSEFWSDPKRLASTLQTENEESCTTYNMLKVSRHLFTWTKEMAYADYYERALTNGVLGIQKGTEPGVMIYMLPQGRGVSKASGFHGWGTKNDSFWCCYGTGIESFSKLGDSIYFEEEGEVPSLYIIQYITSSLDWKSGRILLNQEVDAVSSWDPYLRVTLTPTLKEGAAQSSNLKLRIPSWTHTDGAKASLNDQSLNLPAPGNFLSLTRDWRVDDKITLQLPISLRTEAINDDRPEFASLQAILYGPYLLSGHTSGDWDIKTGSANSLSDWITPIPAAYKTSLVSLSQESGDTTFVLTNSNQSITMEKLPAPGTNSAVHATFRLILNSSSPAEVSTMKDAIGRSVMLEPFDFPGMVVVHQGKEKNLAVADSSGSGGFSVFRLVAGLDGRAETVSLESESNKDCFVYSGVDYNSGKSTKLSCKSESSDTDFDKAAASFVLNKGISEYHPISFMAKGARRNFLLAPLLSFQDESYTIYFNIQS, from the exons ATGAAGGGGTTTCTGTTCTTTGAAATGTTAGTTGTGCTATTAATCTCTTTGCTATGTGGTTGTGCAATGAGTAAGGAGTGTACAAACGTTCCTACTCAACTGTCATCACATAGTCTTCGACATGAGCTCCTTTCATCCAATAATGAAACATGGAAGGAAGAGATGTTTTCACACTACCATTTGATACCAACCGATGATTCTGCGTGGTCTAATTTGCTACCAAGAAAGGTTTTGAGGGAAGAAGATGAATACAGTTGGGCAATGATGTAtcggaaaatgaaaaatcaaggTGGCTTTAAGTTTTCTGGAGATTTTCTTAAGGAAGTTTCGTTGCATGATGTGAGATTGGACTCAAATTCAATGCATGGAAGAGCACAGCAAACAAATTTGGAATACCTATTGCTGTTGGATGAGGATAGCTTGGTTTGGAGCTTTAGGAAGACAGCTGGATTGCCAACACCTGGCAATGCATATGGGGGCTGGGAGAAACCAGATTGTGAGCTTCGGGGCCATTTTGTAG GACATTACTTGAGTGCATCAGCACTAATGTGGGCTAGCACTCACAATGATGCTCTCAAACAGAAAATGTCAGCAGTAGTATCCGCTTTATCTGAATGTCAGGAGAAAATGGGAACAGGATACCTTTCTGCTTTCCCGTCTGAGCAATTTGATCGTTTTGAAGCTATAAAACCTGTTTGGGCTCCATATTACACTATCCACAAG ATCTTAGCTGGCCTACTTGATCAACATACATTTGCTGGTAATTCTCAAGCTTTAAAAATGGTGACATGGATGGTCGATTATTTTTACAACCGTGTTCAGAATGTGATATCAAAGCACAGTTTAGAAAGGCACTATCTGTCACTTAATGAAGAAACTGGTGGCATGAATGATGTCCTTTACAAGTTATACGCCATAACG GGAGATCCAAAGCATTTGGTGTTGGCTCACCTTTTTGACAAACCATGCTTTCTAGGAATACTTGCAGTAGAG gCTGATGACATATCTGGTTTTCATGCCAATACACACATCCCAATTGTTATAGGATCTCAAAAGCGGTATGAAATCACGGGTGATCCACTTTATAAG GCAATAGGGACGTTCTTTATGGAAATTGTTAACTCTTCTCACAGCTATGCAACAGGAGGCACATCAGTTAGTGAGTTCTG GTCAGACCCAAAGCGATTGGCAAGCACTCTACAGACAGAGAATGAAGAATCATGCACGACTTATAACATGCTGAAG GTCTCACGCCACCTGTTTACGTGGACCAAGGAAATGGCATACGCGGACTATTATGAGCGTGCCTTGACAAACGGTGTGCTAGGCATTCAAAAAGGAACAGAGCCTGGAGTGATGATTTACATGCTTCCACAAGGTCGTGGTGTTTCCAAGGCCAGTGGCTTCCATGGATGGGGAACGAAAAATGATTCCTTTTGGTGTTGCTATGGTACAG GAATTGAATCATTCTCAAAGCTAGGAGATTCCATATATTTTGAAGAGGAAGGAGAAGTTCCTAGTCTTTACATCATACAGTATATAACAAGCTCACTTGATTGGAAATCTGGACGAATTTTGCTCAATCAGGAAGTTGATGCTGTTAGTTCATGGGATCCTTACCTCCGAGTGACATTGACACCTACTTTGAAGGAG GGAGCAGCCCAATCATCTAATTTGAAGTTGCGGATACCTAGTTGGACACATACAGATGGAGCAAAAGCATCACTAAATGACCAGAGTTTAAACCTACCAGCTCCAG GAAACTTCCTATCACTCACTAGAGATTGGAGGGTCGACGACAAAATAACCCTTCAGCTGCCCATTAGTTTGAGAACAGAAGCTATTAATG ATGACCGGCCTGAGTTTGCCTCTCTTCAGGCAATACTTTATGGTCCCTATCTACTATCAGGTCATACCAGTGGTGACTGGGACATCAAAACTGGGTCAGCCAATTCTCTTTCTGACTGGATAACTCCAATCCCTGCTGCTTATAAAACTTCTCTGGTTTCCTTGTCCCAAGAGTCTGGGGACACAACTTTTGTCTTAACCAATTCAAACCAATCGATCACAATGGAAAAATTGCCTGCACCTGGCACCAATTCTGCTGTTCATGCCACTTTCAGACTCATCTTAAATTCCTCATCCCCTGCAGAAGTTTCAACAATGAAAGATGCTATTGGCAGATCAGTCATGCTAGAACCATTTGATTTTCCAGGGATGGTTGTAGTGCAtcaaggaaaagagaaaaaccttgCAGTTGCAGACTCTTCTGGTAGTGGTGGATTTTCTGTTTTCCGGTTGGTTGCAGGATTGGATGGAAGGGCTGAAACGGTGTCCTTGGAGTCGGAAAGCAACAAGGATTGCTTTGTGTATAGTGGTGTGGATTATAATTCAGGTAAAAGCACGAAGCTCAGTTGCAAATCAGAGTCATCAGATACTGATTTTGATAAGGCTGCTGCTAGCTTTGTGTTGAACAAGGGAATCAGTGAATATCACCCTATCAGCTTTATGGCCAAAGGGGCAAGGAGGAATTTTCTTCTGGCACCATTACTGAGCTTTCAAGATGAATCTTATACTATTTACTTCAACATTCAATCTTAA
- the LOC115975906 gene encoding uncharacterized protein LOC115975906 isoform X1 — protein MKGFLFFEMLVVLLISLLCGCAMSKECTNVPTQLSSHSLRHELLSSNNETWKEEMFSHYHLIPTDDSAWSNLLPRKVLREEDEYSWAMMYRKMKNQGGFKFSGDFLKEVSLHDVRLDSNSMHGRAQQTNLEYLLLLDEDSLVWSFRKTAGLPTPGNAYGGWEKPDCELRGHFVGHYLSASALMWASTHNDALKQKMSAVVSALSECQEKMGTGYLSAFPSEQFDRFEAIKPVWAPYYTIHKILAGLLDQHTFAGNSQALKMVTWMVDYFYNRVQNVISKHSLERHYLSLNEETGGMNDVLYKLYAITGDPKHLVLAHLFDKPCFLGILAVEADDISGFHANTHIPIVIGSQKRYEITGDPLYKAIGTFFMEIVNSSHSYATGGTSVSEFWSDPKRLASTLQTENEESCTTYNMLKVSRHLFTWTKEMAYADYYERALTNGVLGIQKGTEPGVMIYMLPQGRGVSKASGFHGWGTKNDSFWCCYGTGIESFSKLGDSIYFEEEGEVPSLYIIQYITSSLDWKSGRILLNQEVDAVSSWDPYLRVTLTPTLKESYLQSKGIITSKAITGFYTGSDMQGAAQSSNLKLRIPSWTHTDGAKASLNDQSLNLPAPGNFLSLTRDWRVDDKITLQLPISLRTEAINDDRPEFASLQAILYGPYLLSGHTSGDWDIKTGSANSLSDWITPIPAAYKTSLVSLSQESGDTTFVLTNSNQSITMEKLPAPGTNSAVHATFRLILNSSSPAEVSTMKDAIGRSVMLEPFDFPGMVVVHQGKEKNLAVADSSGSGGFSVFRLVAGLDGRAETVSLESESNKDCFVYSGVDYNSGKSTKLSCKSESSDTDFDKAAASFVLNKGISEYHPISFMAKGARRNFLLAPLLSFQDESYTIYFNIQS, from the exons ATGAAGGGGTTTCTGTTCTTTGAAATGTTAGTTGTGCTATTAATCTCTTTGCTATGTGGTTGTGCAATGAGTAAGGAGTGTACAAACGTTCCTACTCAACTGTCATCACATAGTCTTCGACATGAGCTCCTTTCATCCAATAATGAAACATGGAAGGAAGAGATGTTTTCACACTACCATTTGATACCAACCGATGATTCTGCGTGGTCTAATTTGCTACCAAGAAAGGTTTTGAGGGAAGAAGATGAATACAGTTGGGCAATGATGTAtcggaaaatgaaaaatcaaggTGGCTTTAAGTTTTCTGGAGATTTTCTTAAGGAAGTTTCGTTGCATGATGTGAGATTGGACTCAAATTCAATGCATGGAAGAGCACAGCAAACAAATTTGGAATACCTATTGCTGTTGGATGAGGATAGCTTGGTTTGGAGCTTTAGGAAGACAGCTGGATTGCCAACACCTGGCAATGCATATGGGGGCTGGGAGAAACCAGATTGTGAGCTTCGGGGCCATTTTGTAG GACATTACTTGAGTGCATCAGCACTAATGTGGGCTAGCACTCACAATGATGCTCTCAAACAGAAAATGTCAGCAGTAGTATCCGCTTTATCTGAATGTCAGGAGAAAATGGGAACAGGATACCTTTCTGCTTTCCCGTCTGAGCAATTTGATCGTTTTGAAGCTATAAAACCTGTTTGGGCTCCATATTACACTATCCACAAG ATCTTAGCTGGCCTACTTGATCAACATACATTTGCTGGTAATTCTCAAGCTTTAAAAATGGTGACATGGATGGTCGATTATTTTTACAACCGTGTTCAGAATGTGATATCAAAGCACAGTTTAGAAAGGCACTATCTGTCACTTAATGAAGAAACTGGTGGCATGAATGATGTCCTTTACAAGTTATACGCCATAACG GGAGATCCAAAGCATTTGGTGTTGGCTCACCTTTTTGACAAACCATGCTTTCTAGGAATACTTGCAGTAGAG gCTGATGACATATCTGGTTTTCATGCCAATACACACATCCCAATTGTTATAGGATCTCAAAAGCGGTATGAAATCACGGGTGATCCACTTTATAAG GCAATAGGGACGTTCTTTATGGAAATTGTTAACTCTTCTCACAGCTATGCAACAGGAGGCACATCAGTTAGTGAGTTCTG GTCAGACCCAAAGCGATTGGCAAGCACTCTACAGACAGAGAATGAAGAATCATGCACGACTTATAACATGCTGAAG GTCTCACGCCACCTGTTTACGTGGACCAAGGAAATGGCATACGCGGACTATTATGAGCGTGCCTTGACAAACGGTGTGCTAGGCATTCAAAAAGGAACAGAGCCTGGAGTGATGATTTACATGCTTCCACAAGGTCGTGGTGTTTCCAAGGCCAGTGGCTTCCATGGATGGGGAACGAAAAATGATTCCTTTTGGTGTTGCTATGGTACAG GAATTGAATCATTCTCAAAGCTAGGAGATTCCATATATTTTGAAGAGGAAGGAGAAGTTCCTAGTCTTTACATCATACAGTATATAACAAGCTCACTTGATTGGAAATCTGGACGAATTTTGCTCAATCAGGAAGTTGATGCTGTTAGTTCATGGGATCCTTACCTCCGAGTGACATTGACACCTACTTTGAAGGAG tCTTATCTCCAGTCAAAAGGAATCATTACGTCCAAGGCTATAACTGGCTTTTATACTGGATCTGATATGCAGGGAGCAGCCCAATCATCTAATTTGAAGTTGCGGATACCTAGTTGGACACATACAGATGGAGCAAAAGCATCACTAAATGACCAGAGTTTAAACCTACCAGCTCCAG GAAACTTCCTATCACTCACTAGAGATTGGAGGGTCGACGACAAAATAACCCTTCAGCTGCCCATTAGTTTGAGAACAGAAGCTATTAATG ATGACCGGCCTGAGTTTGCCTCTCTTCAGGCAATACTTTATGGTCCCTATCTACTATCAGGTCATACCAGTGGTGACTGGGACATCAAAACTGGGTCAGCCAATTCTCTTTCTGACTGGATAACTCCAATCCCTGCTGCTTATAAAACTTCTCTGGTTTCCTTGTCCCAAGAGTCTGGGGACACAACTTTTGTCTTAACCAATTCAAACCAATCGATCACAATGGAAAAATTGCCTGCACCTGGCACCAATTCTGCTGTTCATGCCACTTTCAGACTCATCTTAAATTCCTCATCCCCTGCAGAAGTTTCAACAATGAAAGATGCTATTGGCAGATCAGTCATGCTAGAACCATTTGATTTTCCAGGGATGGTTGTAGTGCAtcaaggaaaagagaaaaaccttgCAGTTGCAGACTCTTCTGGTAGTGGTGGATTTTCTGTTTTCCGGTTGGTTGCAGGATTGGATGGAAGGGCTGAAACGGTGTCCTTGGAGTCGGAAAGCAACAAGGATTGCTTTGTGTATAGTGGTGTGGATTATAATTCAGGTAAAAGCACGAAGCTCAGTTGCAAATCAGAGTCATCAGATACTGATTTTGATAAGGCTGCTGCTAGCTTTGTGTTGAACAAGGGAATCAGTGAATATCACCCTATCAGCTTTATGGCCAAAGGGGCAAGGAGGAATTTTCTTCTGGCACCATTACTGAGCTTTCAAGATGAATCTTATACTATTTACTTCAACATTCAATCTTAA